The Saprospiraceae bacterium genome includes a window with the following:
- a CDS encoding M56 family metallopeptidase codes for MLNIISENINNDLIRALSNTVLHSVWQFFLIGFLLFLIFKFNPRLSSKKKYVISFSALILVLVVFLITFLVQSDIKTVSTTVTVINTGQTTGNSISNFHEANNQTYGRIHDFVFLFWITGLAVFFFRMLLSASYLHYISRKSQVISNGSLENVMSDLLNKMKISPGIRIGESDYINTPIITGIIKPVILFPIGLINHLNPDETQAIIAHELAHFIRKDIIYNYVLSLVETIFYYHPAIWWISSIAKAERENCCDDMAITYTGNRIQYARTLIKLQDYNGSPAYSLALKFNNSSLFSNRIKRILEMTHNRNYLNGKLLTITLLMVSIVLFSKHLIGNSDNSGKEITFPKEINSIISHNITADSLPIMQKESITIQQKTNDKDIKISMENGEIKELVIDGKTIEEKDYDKYQDIIQDIKPSGKGNGKSFYFDLNDGSEGMGFNWEQMPDMDSLMKSFGFQNFNFNYNGQNKERLNENLKKLNEQMKEFNLKFDFHSPEGMDFDFEKFDMPDMENFLKDFKMEGFDFQFSPDHFDMEAPEGEMLEWDDRGSTVNEVLGDALNRDGFLIPNKENKIELTGKYLKINGQKQPENIWHKYKRIVEDVYGTELNKKSRLEFTITGKEPKRKYKMF; via the coding sequence ATGTTAAATATTATTTCTGAAAATATAAATAATGATCTGATCCGGGCTTTAAGCAATACGGTTTTACACTCTGTATGGCAATTTTTTCTCATTGGATTTTTGTTATTCCTTATTTTCAAATTTAACCCAAGATTAAGTTCGAAAAAAAAATATGTTATCTCGTTTTCTGCGCTGATTCTGGTCCTTGTAGTTTTCCTGATTACATTTTTAGTTCAATCCGACATAAAAACAGTTAGCACCACAGTAACTGTAATCAACACTGGACAAACTACGGGAAATTCAATTTCAAATTTTCATGAAGCAAACAATCAGACTTACGGACGGATTCATGATTTTGTATTCCTTTTTTGGATAACTGGTCTTGCAGTTTTCTTTTTCAGAATGTTGCTCTCTGCAAGCTACCTGCATTATATCAGCCGAAAATCACAAGTTATCTCAAATGGCAGTTTAGAGAATGTAATGAGTGATTTACTTAATAAAATGAAGATTTCTCCTGGTATCAGAATCGGCGAAAGTGATTATATCAATACCCCGATTATAACCGGAATTATAAAGCCGGTCATACTATTCCCGATCGGATTGATCAATCATCTTAATCCGGATGAGACGCAGGCTATAATTGCACACGAGCTCGCTCATTTCATCAGAAAAGATATAATTTACAATTACGTACTTTCATTAGTGGAGACCATATTTTATTACCACCCTGCTATATGGTGGATATCTTCCATTGCCAAAGCCGAACGTGAAAATTGTTGTGATGACATGGCAATCACTTACACCGGAAACCGAATACAGTATGCCAGAACATTGATAAAATTGCAGGATTATAATGGATCACCAGCGTATTCTCTTGCATTAAAATTTAATAATTCATCTTTATTTTCTAACCGAATCAAAAGAATTCTTGAAATGACACACAACAGAAATTATCTAAACGGTAAACTTTTAACCATTACTTTGCTGATGGTCAGTATTGTACTTTTTTCAAAGCATCTGATCGGAAATTCAGATAATTCCGGGAAAGAAATCACATTCCCGAAGGAAATAAACTCTATAATTAGCCATAACATAACGGCAGATAGTTTACCGATAATGCAGAAAGAAAGCATCACTATTCAACAAAAAACCAATGACAAAGACATCAAAATTTCAATGGAAAACGGAGAGATTAAGGAGTTGGTTATTGATGGTAAAACAATCGAAGAAAAGGATTATGACAAATACCAGGACATCATTCAGGATATAAAACCTTCAGGAAAAGGAAATGGTAAAAGCTTTTACTTTGATCTGAATGACGGCTCCGAAGGTATGGGTTTCAATTGGGAACAAATGCCGGACATGGACTCTTTAATGAAGTCATTCGGTTTTCAAAATTTCAATTTTAATTATAACGGTCAGAATAAAGAAAGACTAAACGAAAATCTCAAAAAACTAAATGAACAAATGAAGGAATTTAACCTGAAATTTGATTTTCATTCTCCCGAGGGAATGGATTTTGACTTTGAGAAATTCGATATGCCGGATATGGAAAATTTTTTAAAAGACTTTAAAATGGAAGGTTTTGATTTCCAATTTTCGCCGGATCATTTTGATATGGAAGCTCCCGAAGGTGAAATGTTGGAATGGGATGATCGCGGTTCGACTGTCAATGAAGTTTTAGGAGATGCACTCAACAGAGATGGATTCCTGATACCAAATAAGGAGAATAAAATCGAGCTTACCGGAAAGTATCTGAAAATAAATGGCCAAAAACAACCGGAAAACATCTGGCATAAATACAAAAGAATCGTAGAAGATGTATATGGCACCGAGTTGAATAAAAAATCACGTCTGGAGTTCACGATCACGGGTAAAGAGCCGAAAAGAAAATATAAAATGTTTTGA
- a CDS encoding DUF21 domain-containing protein: MTLLLIYLFVALFTSFLCSVMEAVLLSTPISYLKSKSEQGDTSADTMIELKEDIDKPLSAILSLNTVAHTVGAAGVGAQATIVFGEASFGIVSAVLTILILVLTEIIPKTLGANFSKELVGISSKIINGMIFFTYPLVILSSVLTKMLARDKSELTTSREEISALASIGTQEGIFGDKENKIIQNLIKLKSINISEIMTPRIVVVLANEEMTLQEFLKNKDFLHFSRIPVYEGNRDNVTGYVFRELVFEKLAEDQFDLKLKDIKREILTFNEFTTLFNAWDIMLAKKEHISLVTDEYGGMDGIATLEDIIESLLGFEIVDETDRVEDMQQYAMERWKSKQKKYQLLENKNDGSE; this comes from the coding sequence ATGACATTATTATTAATTTACCTATTTGTTGCCCTTTTTACCTCCTTTCTGTGTTCTGTGATGGAAGCTGTATTACTCTCCACACCGATTTCGTATCTTAAATCCAAATCTGAACAGGGTGATACAAGTGCTGATACTATGATTGAACTAAAGGAAGATATTGACAAACCATTGTCCGCAATACTTTCTTTAAACACCGTCGCTCATACAGTGGGTGCGGCAGGTGTGGGGGCACAGGCTACTATTGTATTCGGAGAGGCATCCTTTGGGATAGTTTCAGCAGTGCTTACTATATTAATTCTGGTCCTTACAGAAATTATACCAAAAACCTTAGGCGCAAATTTCAGTAAAGAACTTGTTGGAATATCTTCAAAAATTATAAACGGTATGATATTTTTCACCTATCCATTAGTGATTTTATCATCTGTTTTGACAAAAATGTTAGCAAGAGATAAATCAGAATTAACCACAAGCAGAGAAGAAATTTCAGCTCTGGCAAGCATCGGTACACAAGAAGGAATTTTTGGAGATAAAGAAAATAAAATTATCCAAAATCTGATAAAGCTGAAAAGTATAAATATTTCTGAAATTATGACACCACGTATTGTGGTGGTACTTGCAAATGAAGAAATGACATTACAGGAGTTTCTTAAAAATAAAGATTTTTTACACTTCTCAAGAATCCCGGTTTATGAAGGAAACAGAGATAATGTGACGGGATATGTATTCAGAGAACTTGTCTTTGAAAAGTTGGCAGAAGACCAGTTTGATCTGAAACTGAAAGACATAAAAAGAGAAATCCTGACTTTCAATGAATTTACTACCCTTTTCAATGCCTGGGATATAATGTTGGCAAAAAAAGAACACATTTCATTAGTTACCGATGAATACGGCGGAATGGACGGGATCGCAACTTTGGAAGATATCATTGAGTCACTTCTCGGTTTTGAAATAGTGGATGAAACAGACAGAGTTGAAGATATGCAACAATACGCTATGGAAAGATGGAAAAGTAAACAAAAGAAATACCAATTATTAGAAAATAAAAATGATGGTTCAGAGTGA
- a CDS encoding BlaI/MecI/CopY family transcriptional regulator — protein sequence MKIKPTDSELEILQLLWQLGPCSVREVNEILNERREVGYTTTLKLMQIMNEKGITERDTSGKTHIYSAIIHESDTKNTLLTDFINAAFHGSAMSLVMQALGNTKTSQEELDELKSLIKTLENN from the coding sequence ATGAAAATCAAACCGACAGACTCAGAACTGGAAATACTCCAATTGCTCTGGCAATTAGGCCCCTGCTCTGTTCGGGAGGTTAATGAAATACTCAACGAACGCAGAGAAGTAGGATATACTACCACACTGAAACTGATGCAAATCATGAATGAAAAAGGTATTACAGAGCGTGACACTTCGGGCAAAACACATATTTACAGTGCCATTATTCACGAATCTGATACCAAAAATACCTTGTTGACTGATTTTATAAATGCAGCCTTTCATGGATCAGCAATGTCTTTGGTAATGCAAGCTTTAGGAAACACCAAAACCAGTCAGGAAGAATTGGATGAATTGAAATCATTGATCAAAACATTGGAAAATAATTAA
- a CDS encoding DMT family transporter, which translates to MNLLRKKAIIATIFAAVLWSSGGLFIKLLPLDSFLILFYRSLFSALFFLFLFGKNLFRFNRLMIISTLFYAPLLICFVTSTKLTTAANAIFLQYTAPAFVLLLEPLLLKTKLLKINTFTVIICFMGMGLFFLDSISSPDNWLGIGLGAISGLMLTGLIITQKMNNENFHVPAVFWGNILVCIITLPWFINSPVPDSISISYLVFLGCGQLGLGYILFFYGQRSIPAIESSLIAMLEPILNPVWVLIGYGEYPGYWSLAGGSVIIAALAFRLIWLEFKGKPALLGRNVDG; encoded by the coding sequence ATGAATCTGTTAAGAAAAAAAGCAATCATCGCTACCATCTTCGCTGCTGTACTTTGGAGTAGTGGCGGCTTGTTTATTAAACTCTTACCTTTAGATTCTTTTTTGATATTGTTCTACAGAAGTTTATTTTCTGCACTTTTCTTTTTATTTCTGTTCGGCAAAAACTTATTCAGATTTAACCGCCTGATGATTATCAGCACATTATTTTATGCGCCGCTTTTGATTTGTTTTGTCACATCTACCAAGCTTACTACTGCTGCAAATGCTATATTTCTTCAGTACACAGCACCTGCATTTGTGCTCCTGCTTGAGCCTTTATTACTCAAAACCAAACTTCTGAAAATCAATACGTTCACCGTTATTATTTGTTTTATGGGTATGGGCCTGTTTTTTCTGGATAGCATCAGTTCGCCCGACAACTGGCTGGGTATAGGTCTTGGAGCGATTTCAGGGCTGATGCTTACCGGGCTTATCATCACTCAAAAGATGAATAATGAAAATTTTCATGTTCCGGCAGTTTTCTGGGGAAATATCCTTGTTTGTATTATCACCTTACCCTGGTTTATCAATAGTCCGGTACCGGATAGTATCAGTATCAGTTATCTTGTTTTTTTAGGTTGCGGTCAACTGGGTTTGGGCTACATTTTGTTTTTCTACGGACAACGCTCCATCCCCGCTATTGAAAGTTCGCTGATTGCTATGCTGGAACCCATCCTAAATCCCGTTTGGGTACTTATCGGATACGGTGAATATCCGGGTTATTGGTCACTCGCGGGTGGTAGTGTGATCATAGCAGCATTGGCTTTCAGACTGATATGGCTGGAATTTAAGGGCAAACCTGCTTTGCTTGGAAGGAACGTTGATGGTTGA
- a CDS encoding helix-turn-helix domain-containing protein has product MIRSIISAPAFEKIEPNFGHSFALRKFEDSNPNQTPSWHFHPELEIVYVKEGSGKRHVGNHISYYSGGDLIFLGPNLPHYGFTDRLSGNKSEIVVQMKQDFLGTDFFSLPEMNAIEQLFERSKAGLSFYGNTKDEIGSRLSSLFYMNQFEKLIEFLKILHILAESKEYIVLNASGISLIIQSQDNDRIDKIYKFVRNHFTDSIQLEEIAKEVNMTVPSFCRYFKKVTHKTFTEFVNEFRIVHACKLLSEERHSISEVCFESGFNNFSHFNKLFKLKTGKSPNAYRKGVEKVVYEEFYLG; this is encoded by the coding sequence ATGATAAGGAGTATAATTTCAGCGCCGGCATTTGAAAAGATAGAACCCAATTTCGGTCATTCCTTCGCATTGAGAAAATTTGAAGATAGCAACCCGAATCAGACTCCTTCCTGGCATTTTCATCCGGAACTTGAAATCGTTTATGTAAAAGAAGGCAGCGGAAAAAGGCATGTGGGAAATCATATATCGTATTACAGCGGAGGAGATCTTATTTTTCTGGGTCCCAATCTACCACATTACGGTTTTACAGACAGGCTATCAGGCAATAAATCTGAGATTGTAGTACAGATGAAGCAGGATTTTTTAGGCACTGATTTTTTCTCTTTACCGGAAATGAACGCTATTGAACAACTATTTGAACGATCTAAGGCGGGCTTGTCCTTTTATGGTAACACAAAGGATGAAATAGGTTCCAGACTTTCAAGTTTGTTTTATATGAATCAATTTGAAAAACTGATAGAATTTCTGAAGATTCTCCATATTCTTGCTGAATCCAAAGAGTATATCGTATTGAATGCTTCCGGCATCAGTCTGATCATTCAAAGCCAGGATAATGACCGGATCGATAAAATCTATAAATTTGTTAGAAATCACTTTACGGATAGTATTCAACTGGAAGAAATAGCAAAAGAAGTAAATATGACGGTACCTTCATTTTGCAGATATTTTAAAAAGGTAACCCATAAAACTTTTACAGAATTTGTCAACGAATTCCGTATTGTTCACGCCTGTAAGTTACTCTCGGAAGAGCGACACAGCATTTCGGAAGTTTGTTTTGAAAGCGGCTTCAATAATTTTTCTCACTTCAATAAACTCTTTAAACTGAAAACCGGCAAAAGCCCCAACGCATACAGAAAAGGTGTTGAAAAGGTGGTGTATGAAGAATTTTATCTGGGGTAA
- a CDS encoding ABC transporter ATP-binding protein, producing the protein MEPTKIKDVQILKRVLTTALPFKKLFISSMVLAVVITPFSIAQPFIVQQIVDNNIIKGVQEGVLWMAGLYIFVLLVNVLMKYYFIYITAELGQSVIKNMRVRVFRHIINLRLRYFDKTPIGTSTTRTINDIEAINNVFAQGVITIVADIITLVAVIAIMFYTSWRLTLIVFMTMPVMILASYIFKEKVKISYQKVRNQISQMNAFLQERISGMKIVQIFNAEAKEAEAFRKINRSYTEANLDSVFYYAIFFPVVELVSAVALALMIWLGAKGYLQDKVTFGALVAFPMYLNLMFRPIRFMADKFNTLQMGLVAAERVFKILDSKDFVDNNGKITAPKLKGKVEFKDVSFAYDNENYVLNDINLNIKPGETLALVGSTGSGKSTIINILNRFYDIQKGEIRIDDVEIRDYELKSLRDRIAIVLQDVFLFDGTVLENITLRDQNITKEEVMEAAEMIGAHTFIEKLPGGYDYPVTERGSNLSVGQRQLISFVRALVFQPDILILDEATSSIDTETETIIQHAIEKLIEKRTSIIIAHRLSTIRNASNIIVMDNGRMVESGTHESLLEVPDGHYRMLYDMQFADVV; encoded by the coding sequence ATGGAACCAACAAAAATAAAAGACGTTCAGATCTTAAAAAGAGTGCTTACCACAGCGCTCCCTTTCAAAAAGTTATTTATTTCTTCCATGGTTCTGGCTGTCGTGATCACACCTTTTTCAATTGCTCAACCCTTTATTGTTCAGCAGATTGTTGACAATAATATCATTAAAGGGGTTCAGGAAGGTGTGCTATGGATGGCAGGGTTGTACATTTTTGTATTATTGGTGAATGTATTAATGAAGTATTATTTTATCTACATTACTGCAGAATTGGGTCAATCCGTCATAAAAAATATGCGTGTCCGGGTTTTCAGACATATTATCAATTTGCGACTTCGATATTTTGATAAGACACCAATCGGCACATCAACTACCAGAACTATCAATGATATAGAAGCGATCAACAATGTATTTGCACAGGGAGTCATCACAATTGTAGCAGATATTATTACATTAGTGGCAGTGATAGCCATTATGTTTTACACAAGTTGGAGATTAACTCTGATTGTGTTTATGACAATGCCCGTAATGATTCTGGCCAGTTATATCTTTAAAGAAAAAGTAAAAATATCATATCAGAAGGTCAGGAATCAGATTTCTCAAATGAATGCTTTTTTGCAGGAAAGGATCTCCGGAATGAAGATTGTTCAGATTTTTAATGCAGAAGCAAAAGAAGCTGAAGCATTCAGAAAAATCAATCGGTCCTATACAGAAGCCAATCTTGATTCCGTATTTTATTATGCTATATTTTTTCCGGTTGTGGAACTTGTGTCAGCAGTTGCACTCGCATTGATGATATGGCTGGGTGCTAAAGGGTATCTGCAGGATAAAGTCACTTTTGGGGCTTTGGTGGCATTCCCTATGTATCTGAATCTGATGTTCAGACCCATACGTTTTATGGCAGATAAGTTCAATACTTTACAGATGGGTCTGGTAGCGGCTGAGCGGGTTTTTAAGATATTGGACAGTAAAGATTTTGTAGATAACAATGGCAAAATCACAGCTCCAAAGCTGAAAGGGAAGGTGGAGTTTAAAGATGTTAGTTTTGCTTATGATAATGAAAATTATGTGCTAAATGATATCAATCTGAATATAAAACCGGGAGAAACACTCGCTTTGGTAGGTAGTACAGGGTCCGGGAAAAGTACGATCATTAATATTCTGAATAGATTTTATGATATTCAGAAGGGGGAAATTCGGATTGACGATGTAGAGATTCGGGACTATGAATTAAAATCGCTTCGAGACAGGATTGCGATTGTCCTTCAGGATGTTTTCCTTTTTGATGGTACGGTTTTGGAAAATATTACACTTCGGGATCAAAATATTACAAAAGAAGAAGTAATGGAAGCTGCCGAAATGATCGGTGCACATACCTTTATTGAAAAACTTCCGGGTGGATACGACTATCCGGTAACTGAGCGGGGCAGTAATCTGTCGGTAGGACAAAGGCAATTGATCTCATTTGTTCGGGCTTTGGTTTTTCAGCCTGATATTCTGATTCTGGATGAAGCTACATCCTCCATCGATACAGAAACAGAAACAATCATCCAGCATGCAATCGAAAAACTGATCGAAAAACGCACTTCTATCATTATTGCCCATAGATTATCTACAATACGAAATGCTAGTAATATTATAGTGATGGATAATGGCAGAATGGTAGAAAGCGGTACACACGAATCACTTCTGGAAGTTCCGGATGGTCATTATCGGATGCTGTATGATATGCAGTTTGCGGATGTAGTTTAG
- a CDS encoding ABC transporter permease has translation MKYILTRILLIVPTMLFVSVIAFFLSRMVPGDQADALQILQGINPEIAETDDSEYRKAYVNLNLDKPTFYCSILPNFYPENLNGITNKSRRSEVKSLLRKKYPYDEIAQYLDAKSEFIKEMSGFKYSSDSVSFEVNSEFTNKLNIFLAKVRFTADPDDIAAIMKEAPSSGITLYSESISRFKSKIKTFKTKRITYHYPVFHLHGLNNQYQIWLSKLIRFDFGVSMKDGRAAFDRISGAMKWTLTLVTLNLVFTLLIALPIGVYRGMYPTGKFDRWMSILSLAFYSMPVFWLASMLIIFFATSDYNMKIFSGIGNWYVTGEMSYFKTLSQYSGQLVLPVLCLVLNDIAFLSKLVRVNFQKENSRLFAFFARAKGLSRQGSAYRHVLPNAFIPLITVLAGGIPASMAGALVVEVIFNIPGMGRLMHDSIFSADWNVVFGILVILSFLTALFLLAGDILYAALNPKIKLSD, from the coding sequence ATGAAATATATACTCACAAGAATTTTACTGATAGTTCCTACTATGCTTTTTGTGAGTGTAATCGCTTTTTTTCTCAGCAGAATGGTGCCGGGAGATCAGGCTGATGCGTTGCAGATTTTGCAGGGGATCAATCCTGAAATTGCTGAAACGGATGATTCAGAATACAGAAAAGCCTATGTGAATCTGAATCTGGACAAACCCACTTTTTATTGCAGCATCTTACCGAATTTTTATCCGGAAAATCTAAATGGTATTACAAACAAATCCAGGAGAAGTGAGGTGAAGTCCTTGCTCCGGAAAAAATATCCATACGATGAAATCGCACAATATTTAGATGCAAAATCTGAATTTATAAAGGAGATGTCCGGATTTAAATATTCAAGTGACTCCGTTTCTTTTGAAGTAAATTCAGAATTCACCAATAAATTAAATATCTTTTTAGCAAAAGTCAGATTTACTGCTGATCCGGATGATATTGCTGCTATTATGAAAGAAGCTCCATCGTCAGGTATCACTTTGTATTCGGAATCTATTTCCCGATTTAAAAGTAAAATAAAGACCTTTAAAACCAAAAGGATAACTTATCATTATCCGGTTTTTCATTTGCATGGGCTGAATAATCAATATCAAATCTGGTTGAGCAAGCTTATTCGGTTTGATTTTGGCGTCTCAATGAAAGATGGCAGAGCAGCATTTGACCGAATCTCCGGTGCTATGAAATGGACATTAACTTTGGTCACTTTGAATCTTGTTTTTACACTTCTCATTGCACTTCCTATAGGGGTGTACAGGGGAATGTATCCCACAGGTAAATTTGACAGATGGATGAGTATCCTTTCTCTGGCTTTTTATTCTATGCCGGTATTTTGGCTTGCATCTATGTTGATAATATTTTTTGCAACTTCAGATTACAACATGAAAATATTTTCCGGTATTGGAAATTGGTATGTAACAGGGGAAATGTCATACTTCAAAACATTGAGTCAGTATTCAGGCCAATTGGTACTGCCAGTGTTGTGCCTTGTCTTGAATGACATTGCATTTTTAAGCAAATTGGTCCGGGTCAATTTTCAGAAAGAAAATTCCAGATTATTTGCTTTTTTTGCAAGAGCAAAGGGCCTTTCCAGACAAGGATCTGCATATAGACACGTACTGCCAAATGCATTTATCCCCTTAATAACGGTGCTTGCAGGAGGAATTCCGGCTTCAATGGCCGGCGCTTTAGTAGTGGAAGTGATTTTTAATATACCGGGAATGGGCAGGTTGATGCATGACAGCATTTTTAGTGCAGATTGGAATGTGGTCTTCGGAATACTGGTCATTTTAAGTTTTCTGACGGCCTTGTTTTTACTGGCGGGTGATATATTGTACGCAGCACTGAATCCAAAAATAAAACTGTCTGACTGA
- a CDS encoding HU family DNA-binding protein — protein MNKGDLINAVASAAGISKAQAGSAVDAVFSSIEAGLKSGDKAAFVGFGTFSTAHKPAREGRNPSTGKTISIAAKTSVKFKAGKSLVDAVN, from the coding sequence ATGAACAAAGGAGATCTAATCAACGCCGTTGCATCTGCAGCAGGTATTTCTAAAGCTCAGGCAGGAAGTGCCGTAGATGCAGTTTTCAGCAGTATAGAGGCTGGTTTGAAAAGTGGTGATAAAGCTGCATTCGTAGGATTCGGAACTTTCTCAACAGCTCATAAGCCAGCGAGAGAAGGAAGAAATCCTTCTACTGGAAAGACAATCAGCATTGCAGCAAAAACTTCTGTAAAGTTTAAGGCTGGTAAATCATTAGTTGATGCGGTAAACTAA
- a CDS encoding ABC transporter permease produces the protein MIKDFLYRFSLFILILNIVIAVFGPIIANDKVLFGKKKSEWFFPAFKDLLSFGFEAGGFKDSLSGSDFDFAIYPLIKFSPGTIDQDNSKSISPKKSFTTAGASPVHWLGTDRLGRDVASGLIYGARTALVIASLTVFIAFLIGSFTGVFAGYYMNSGIRLNLFQYFVLITVPFVCLYYLFSEFILFDYSPGIFVLLFIPGMTVVCLLIRIFGRLRFLVKYHFPLDLILVKIIEIRKSIPALFLVLAFLSLFRYGSVWNIIIILSVLLWTEFARYARAETLAVKEENYVLAARVMGLTDLQIMFRHIFPNIASSLIVLACFSAAGAVLLESTLSFLGIGLPAEAVSWGRLLAEGRNMRSWWLVIFPGLCIFFLILSLNVLSDRIRYNKTE, from the coding sequence ATGATAAAAGACTTTTTATACAGATTCTCATTGTTTATACTCATTTTGAATATAGTAATTGCTGTTTTCGGGCCTATCATAGCGAATGATAAAGTCTTGTTTGGAAAAAAGAAATCAGAGTGGTTTTTTCCTGCTTTCAAAGATTTATTGTCGTTTGGATTTGAAGCAGGTGGTTTTAAGGATTCGCTTTCAGGTTCAGATTTTGATTTTGCGATCTATCCGTTAATAAAGTTCAGCCCGGGAACTATTGACCAGGATAATTCGAAATCTATCAGCCCGAAGAAGAGTTTTACAACTGCCGGGGCTAGTCCTGTACATTGGCTCGGAACAGACAGACTGGGAAGGGACGTAGCTTCAGGCCTGATATATGGTGCCAGAACGGCTTTGGTAATCGCATCATTGACTGTATTTATAGCTTTTTTAATTGGTTCATTTACAGGCGTTTTTGCGGGTTATTATATGAACTCGGGTATCAGACTTAATTTGTTTCAATACTTTGTCTTGATAACAGTACCCTTTGTGTGTTTATATTATCTCTTTTCAGAGTTTATATTGTTCGATTATTCTCCGGGGATATTTGTTTTATTATTTATTCCGGGAATGACGGTTGTCTGTTTATTAATACGGATTTTTGGAAGGCTCAGATTTTTGGTAAAATACCATTTTCCATTAGATTTGATATTGGTTAAAATTATTGAGATTAGAAAATCAATACCTGCACTCTTTCTTGTTTTGGCATTTTTGAGTCTTTTCAGATATGGTTCTGTCTGGAACATCATCATTATATTATCGGTATTGTTATGGACTGAATTTGCCCGGTATGCAAGAGCAGAAACCTTGGCTGTGAAGGAAGAAAATTATGTTCTGGCCGCCAGAGTAATGGGCTTGACTGATCTGCAAATTATGTTCAGACATATTTTTCCCAATATTGCTTCTTCACTGATTGTTTTAGCCTGTTTTAGTGCAGCTGGAGCCGTTTTACTGGAATCAACCTTGTCGTTTTTAGGAATTGGATTACCAGCAGAGGCGGTTTCATGGGGAAGGTTGCTTGCGGAAGGCAGGAATATGCGATCCTGGTGGCTCGTTATCTTTCCGGGATTGTGTATATTTTTTCTTATTTTAAGCCTGAACGTTTTATCGGACAGAATTCGGTATAATAAAACGGAATAG
- a CDS encoding PDZ domain-containing protein produces the protein MQKFILITLCILFANVSITTAQKDKEVKKVIVIKKADENGVITEERFESDGEEFPEEVKNKMKEMKMTFKDTTIDKEVRIEIQREGEPRRKEMNIQKFRKGQGKGPGWKQKANSPPRELRHIESIAPPAPENKAVLGIAIDDTNYGVKIEEIFSGSAAESAGLRRGDILLKVNNSYIFSSTGLLEALNPYNPNDKVKIRYLRDGKEKSATLQLKSRK, from the coding sequence ATGCAAAAATTTATTCTGATAACATTATGCATTTTGTTTGCCAATGTATCGATTACCACCGCTCAAAAAGACAAAGAAGTCAAAAAAGTTATTGTCATAAAGAAGGCTGATGAAAACGGAGTTATCACAGAAGAGAGATTCGAAAGTGATGGAGAAGAATTTCCGGAAGAAGTAAAAAATAAGATGAAGGAAATGAAAATGACCTTTAAGGACACGACTATTGACAAAGAAGTAAGAATTGAAATCCAACGTGAAGGAGAGCCACGAAGGAAAGAAATGAACATACAGAAATTCAGAAAAGGTCAAGGCAAAGGACCGGGTTGGAAACAAAAAGCCAATTCGCCTCCGAGGGAACTCAGACACATCGAAAGCATAGCTCCTCCGGCACCCGAAAACAAAGCCGTACTCGGAATTGCTATTGACGACACAAATTATGGTGTTAAAATTGAAGAGATTTTCAGTGGCTCAGCGGCTGAGAGTGCAGGTTTAAGGCGGGGAGATATATTGTTGAAAGTAAATAATTCTTATATTTTTTCTTCTACTGGTCTGCTTGAAGCTTTGAATCCATATAATCCTAATGATAAAGTAAAAATCAGATATCTGAGAGACGGAAAGGAAAAATCTGCGACTTTGCAGTTGAAAAGCAGAAAATAA